A region of Haloplanus sp. XH21 DNA encodes the following proteins:
- a CDS encoding CDP-alcohol phosphatidyltransferase family protein, whose amino-acid sequence MTLDRLRPIAELVLDPMATAADRVGLTPNGVSVLAFGFAVGAAVGFYVATPLGYVLGAACVLANGWLDLLDGALARLQNVDSRAGDLLDHVLDRYADIVLVIGLAAGIDRYGLGLLAVTGVLMTSYLGTQIQAVGLGREYGGLVGRADRLALVGITGVVAAVVGQPVGPLPVVGWLLVLFALVGHLTALQRFWGAWHDL is encoded by the coding sequence ATGACCCTCGATCGCCTCCGGCCCATCGCGGAGCTCGTCCTCGATCCGATGGCGACGGCCGCAGACCGAGTGGGTCTCACGCCGAACGGCGTCAGCGTCCTCGCGTTCGGCTTCGCCGTCGGCGCCGCCGTCGGATTCTACGTCGCGACGCCCCTCGGATACGTTCTCGGTGCCGCTTGCGTCCTCGCCAACGGCTGGCTGGACCTGCTGGATGGCGCGCTTGCCCGCCTGCAGAACGTCGACTCCCGCGCCGGCGACCTGCTCGATCACGTCCTCGACCGCTACGCCGACATCGTCCTCGTCATCGGCCTCGCGGCGGGCATCGACCGCTACGGCCTGGGGCTGCTGGCCGTCACCGGCGTCCTGATGACGTCGTATCTCGGCACGCAGATCCAGGCGGTCGGATTGGGGCGGGAGTACGGCGGCCTGGTCGGGCGCGCGGATCGCCTCGCGCTCGTCGGTATCACGGGCGTCGTCGCCGCCGTCGTGGGGCAACCGGTCGGCCCCCTCCCGGTCGTCGGCTGGCTCCTCGTCCTCTTCGCGCTCGTCGGGCATCTGACGGCGCTCCAGCGGTTCTGGGGCGCGTGGCACGACCTCTAA
- a CDS encoding multiprotein bridging factor aMBF1, translated as MPQCEMCGAESSSLTTTKVEGAELELCDDCADFGTEVRTESSSSSSTKYSTSSSSSSSSSSSSSSSGGSSSTSGGSQRRSDMFDDMDEIVADYDDRIRNAREERGLSQEELAAELNEKASLIRKLERGDMLPSDAVQRELESELDISLSEGASDEDAEWSGGSSTTTTLGDVVKRKD; from the coding sequence ATGCCCCAGTGTGAAATGTGCGGTGCCGAAAGTTCGTCGCTCACGACGACGAAAGTCGAGGGGGCGGAACTGGAACTCTGCGACGACTGTGCGGACTTCGGAACGGAGGTCCGGACCGAGTCGAGCAGTTCGTCCTCGACCAAATACTCCACGTCGTCCTCCTCGTCTTCTTCGTCTTCGTCTTCGTCCTCGTCGTCAGGCGGGTCGAGTTCGACGAGCGGCGGGTCACAGCGCCGTAGCGACATGTTCGACGATATGGATGAAATCGTCGCCGACTACGACGACCGCATCCGGAACGCCCGCGAAGAGCGCGGGCTGAGCCAGGAGGAACTCGCCGCCGAACTCAATGAGAAGGCGAGCCTCATCCGCAAACTCGAACGCGGCGACATGCTGCCGAGCGACGCGGTCCAGCGCGAACTCGAATCCGAACTGGACATCTCGCTGTCCGAAGGCGCGAGCGACGAGGACGCCGAGTGGTCCGGCGGCTCCTCGACGACGACCACGCTCGGCGACGTCGTCAAGCGCAAGGACTGA
- a CDS encoding carbon-nitrogen hydrolase family protein, whose protein sequence is MSREVAESFTLGAAQIEPVYHDSEATLDKTCRWIERAGDRDVDVLVFPETYFPGYPYWRRSTSIARWTDLMVDLQEHSLHVDSDAVATIGDAVAEADLHLVLGTNEVDDRSGSETLYNSLFFFDRSGELVRRHRKLMPTHDERSIWGRGDPAHLAVHDTDVGRLGGLVCYENHMTLSKAALCAQGEEIHAAVWPGFWEQHGHPGDKTRAESAAARDTCDIYPAVREYAFETQSFVASCSAYMSDDVPEGFEEGELGFGVGNGGSMLVNPAGIVKAGPAVGEETLLTAEFDRDERRATKAYFDAMGHYARWDAVNLEVRDDRLDPIHRHGHDEGRSLSAATAQSLAEEYDVSIEAVEAIADAVEND, encoded by the coding sequence ATGTCCCGAGAGGTAGCCGAATCGTTCACGCTCGGCGCTGCCCAGATCGAACCGGTGTATCACGACAGCGAGGCGACGCTAGACAAGACCTGCCGGTGGATCGAACGTGCCGGTGACCGCGATGTCGACGTGCTGGTGTTTCCGGAGACGTACTTCCCGGGGTACCCCTACTGGCGTCGAAGTACGTCCATCGCCCGCTGGACCGATCTGATGGTCGACCTGCAGGAACACAGCCTCCACGTCGACAGCGACGCCGTTGCCACCATCGGCGACGCCGTCGCCGAGGCGGACCTCCATCTCGTTCTCGGCACCAACGAGGTCGACGACCGGTCGGGGAGCGAGACGCTCTACAACTCGCTGTTTTTCTTCGACCGCTCCGGCGAGCTGGTCCGTCGCCACCGCAAACTCATGCCCACCCACGACGAGCGCAGCATCTGGGGGCGCGGCGACCCCGCCCACCTCGCAGTCCACGACACCGACGTGGGGCGACTCGGCGGGCTCGTCTGTTACGAGAACCACATGACGCTGTCGAAGGCGGCGCTCTGCGCACAGGGCGAGGAGATCCACGCCGCCGTCTGGCCCGGCTTCTGGGAACAGCACGGACATCCCGGCGACAAGACGCGCGCCGAGTCGGCGGCGGCCCGCGACACCTGCGACATCTACCCTGCCGTCCGTGAGTACGCCTTCGAGACCCAGTCGTTCGTCGCCTCGTGTTCGGCCTACATGAGCGACGACGTTCCCGAGGGGTTCGAGGAGGGAGAACTCGGCTTCGGTGTGGGCAACGGTGGAAGCATGCTCGTCAACCCCGCCGGGATCGTGAAAGCCGGCCCCGCCGTCGGCGAGGAGACGCTCCTGACCGCGGAGTTCGACCGTGACGAGCGCCGCGCCACCAAAGCTTACTTCGACGCGATGGGCCACTACGCCCGATGGGACGCCGTGAACCTGGAGGTGCGCGACGACCGCCTCGATCCGATCCATCGGCACGGACACGACGAGGGCCGCTCCCTCTCGGCCGCCACTGCGCAGTCACTCGCCGAGGAGTACGACGTCTCCATCGAGGCCGTCGAGGCCATCGCCGACGCCGTCGAGAACGACTAG
- the tpiA gene encoding triose-phosphate isomerase, which translates to MFILVNLKAYPCDPVAVAEAARDVAESSGVRIAVAPQTAHLDRVAATGVETWSQHVAPIEHGSHTGHTLAEAVADAGATGTLLNHSERRLRLADIDAGLDAAERADLETVVCANNPDQVGAVAALDPDAVAVEPPELIGGDVSVSTADPGIVEGAVAAADAVDPDVDVYCGAGVSTGDDLAAAADLGARGVLLASGVAKADDPRAALEALVSGV; encoded by the coding sequence ATGTTCATCCTCGTCAACCTGAAGGCGTACCCCTGCGACCCGGTCGCCGTCGCCGAGGCGGCCCGCGACGTCGCCGAATCGAGCGGCGTCCGCATCGCCGTCGCGCCACAGACGGCCCATCTCGACCGCGTGGCGGCGACCGGCGTCGAGACGTGGAGCCAACACGTCGCGCCCATCGAACACGGCAGCCACACCGGCCACACCCTGGCCGAGGCCGTCGCCGATGCGGGCGCGACCGGCACCCTGCTCAACCACTCCGAGCGCCGCCTGCGCCTCGCCGACATCGACGCCGGTCTCGACGCCGCCGAGCGGGCCGACCTCGAGACGGTCGTCTGTGCCAACAATCCCGATCAGGTGGGTGCGGTCGCAGCGCTCGACCCGGACGCCGTGGCGGTCGAACCCCCCGAACTCATCGGGGGCGATGTCTCGGTCAGCACTGCCGATCCGGGCATCGTCGAGGGGGCCGTCGCCGCGGCGGACGCGGTCGACCCCGACGTCGATGTCTACTGCGGGGCCGGCGTCTCGACGGGCGACGACTTGGCCGCGGCCGCGGATCTCGGTGCGCGTGGCGTCCTCCTCGCGAGCGGCGTCGCCAAGGCCGACGATCCGCGCGCGGCGCTCGAAGCCCTCGTCTCGGGCGTCTAA
- a CDS encoding ATP-binding protein: MTETDTETITVADVSDGPGGTADADPGTPVSLPVVELLTGRGFVTGKSGSGKSNTASVLVENLLANNFPVLVVDTDGEYYGLKEEFELLHAGADDECDIQVSPEHAEKLASLALEGNVPIILDVSGYLDDSEAKELLLSVARHLFAKEKKLKKPFLMLVEEVHEYIPEGGGLDETGKMLIKIGKRGRKHGLGIVGISQRPADVKKDFITQCDWLVWHRLTWNNDTNVVSRIIDAEHANAVEDLGDGEAFLMTDWSESVRRVQFHRKRTFDAGATPGLDDFERPELKSVSDDLVSDLREISDEQERRESELADLRQELDRKEARIEELEAELAEARDLSRMADQFAQAMLQKTEAPYRGGDGRNFARVEDLPTDQVELQAYEPDGESGDGAETTADDTVDGDSDTPADTVAMADVTFDAAAMGDDGSATETDPASATDDDPDASERDATPGTREAVVADLRAEIADLPDISQEMLAHYRHERVADPVDAHVAAGGTPDRPIAYGRNRPLRTAGFVEHVDGDRYRYALRDRVAAAFDDHLQGDALDAAVRAVEEAFVDESVLDAEEQDIRAADERDEVEVVDEDVEGDDGFVDEDAVFVDENGGAPASADDATRRQMASGSGDDGDDDPRSPTDAEIL, from the coding sequence ATGACGGAGACGGATACGGAAACGATCACGGTCGCGGACGTGAGCGACGGCCCGGGCGGCACCGCCGACGCTGACCCCGGAACGCCCGTTTCGCTCCCGGTCGTGGAACTGCTCACCGGTCGGGGGTTCGTCACGGGGAAATCCGGATCTGGCAAGTCGAACACCGCCTCGGTGCTGGTCGAGAACCTTCTCGCGAACAACTTTCCCGTTCTGGTGGTCGACACGGACGGGGAGTACTACGGTCTGAAAGAGGAGTTCGAACTTCTGCACGCGGGCGCGGACGACGAGTGTGACATCCAGGTCAGCCCGGAACACGCCGAGAAACTCGCGTCGCTGGCGCTGGAGGGCAACGTCCCGATCATCCTCGACGTGTCGGGCTATCTCGACGACAGCGAGGCGAAGGAACTCCTGTTGTCGGTCGCCCGCCACCTCTTTGCCAAGGAGAAGAAACTGAAAAAGCCGTTCCTGATGCTCGTCGAGGAGGTCCACGAGTACATCCCGGAAGGCGGCGGCCTCGACGAGACGGGGAAGATGCTGATCAAGATCGGAAAACGGGGCCGGAAACACGGCCTCGGTATCGTCGGCATCAGCCAGCGCCCCGCCGACGTGAAGAAGGACTTCATCACGCAGTGTGACTGGCTGGTGTGGCACCGCCTGACGTGGAACAACGACACGAACGTCGTGAGTCGGATCATCGACGCCGAACACGCGAACGCCGTCGAGGACCTGGGCGACGGCGAGGCGTTCCTGATGACCGACTGGAGCGAGTCGGTGCGGCGCGTGCAGTTCCACCGCAAGCGCACCTTCGACGCGGGCGCGACGCCCGGCCTCGACGACTTCGAGCGCCCGGAACTCAAGTCGGTGAGCGACGACCTCGTCTCCGACCTCCGCGAGATCAGCGACGAACAGGAGCGCCGCGAGAGCGAACTCGCCGACCTGCGCCAGGAACTCGACCGGAAGGAGGCCCGCATCGAGGAACTCGAGGCGGAACTGGCGGAGGCCCGCGACCTGTCGCGGATGGCCGACCAGTTCGCGCAGGCGATGCTCCAGAAGACGGAGGCGCCGTACCGCGGCGGCGACGGGCGGAATTTCGCGCGCGTAGAGGACCTCCCCACCGATCAGGTCGAACTCCAGGCGTACGAACCGGACGGCGAGTCCGGCGACGGCGCGGAGACGACGGCGGACGATACGGTCGACGGCGATTCGGACACCCCGGCCGACACCGTCGCGATGGCCGACGTGACGTTCGACGCTGCGGCGATGGGCGACGACGGGAGCGCGACCGAGACCGATCCCGCGTCGGCAACGGACGACGACCCGGACGCGTCCGAACGCGACGCGACGCCGGGCACCCGCGAGGCGGTCGTCGCCGATCTGCGCGCGGAGATCGCCGACCTCCCCGACATCTCACAGGAGATGCTCGCCCACTACCGGCACGAGCGCGTCGCCGATCCGGTGGACGCCCACGTCGCTGCGGGCGGAACGCCGGACCGCCCCATCGCGTACGGCCGAAACCGCCCGCTCCGGACGGCCGGGTTCGTCGAACACGTCGACGGCGACCGGTACCGGTACGCGCTCCGTGATCGAGTCGCGGCGGCCTTCGACGACCATCTCCAGGGCGACGCGCTCGATGCGGCGGTTCGAGCGGTCGAGGAAGCGTTCGTCGACGAGTCGGTGCTCGATGCCGAGGAACAGGACATCCGCGCCGCCGACGAGCGCGACGAGGTGGAAGTCGTCGACGAGGATGTCGAGGGTGACGACGGATTCGTAGACGAGGACGCCGTCTTCGTGGACGAAAACGGCGGCGCGCCGGCGTCGGCCGACGACGCGACGCGCCGACAGATGGCGTCGGGGAGCGGCGACGACGGCGACGACGATCCGCGCTCGCCCACCGACGCGGAGATCCTTTAG
- the dinB gene encoding DNA polymerase IV, producing the protein MDAGGTLPGADVDDAEDRIVCHVDMDCFYASCERLREPGLRGEPVVVGMGYESGEPHGAVATASYEARASGVESAQPISQALDRLPRMARARDDPALDVDDAGYYRPVDLEYYREVADRIKAILRESAERIREVSVDEAYLDVTERTAWTTVDGRTLAEGYARHLKDRIAREVGVPASVGVAPNMSAAKVASDRDKPDGLVVVEPGDVQEFFAPLPVEAVHGVGPVTARELGELGIETAGDLAAADPGTLRDRFGERGRTLYDRARGHDDREVTPTGRPKSLARESALTEATAADDRKREVVAGLAADVADRAASKGALYRTIGIKVITPPYDVNTRERSLSGPVADADLVREVALDLLAEFSEETVRKLGVRVSNLQFDAAEQARLDGWNGAEGTDSSDGEAVSTDADGTDGQSSLTDFDA; encoded by the coding sequence ATGGATGCCGGCGGGACGCTCCCCGGGGCCGACGTCGACGACGCCGAGGACCGCATCGTCTGTCACGTCGACATGGACTGCTTTTACGCTTCCTGTGAGCGGCTGCGCGAGCCCGGACTGCGCGGCGAACCTGTCGTCGTCGGCATGGGCTACGAGTCCGGCGAACCCCACGGCGCCGTCGCCACGGCGAGTTACGAGGCGCGGGCGTCCGGTGTCGAGAGCGCCCAGCCCATCTCGCAGGCGCTCGACCGACTGCCGCGGATGGCACGGGCCCGCGACGACCCCGCCCTCGACGTCGACGACGCTGGCTACTACCGCCCCGTCGACCTGGAGTACTACCGCGAGGTGGCCGACCGCATCAAGGCCATCCTCCGGGAGTCGGCCGAGCGGATCCGCGAAGTGAGCGTCGACGAGGCGTATCTGGACGTGACGGAGCGGACGGCGTGGACGACGGTCGACGGCCGGACGCTCGCCGAGGGGTACGCCCGTCATCTCAAGGACCGAATCGCCCGCGAGGTCGGTGTCCCGGCGAGCGTCGGCGTCGCGCCCAACATGAGCGCCGCGAAGGTGGCGAGCGACCGCGACAAACCCGACGGACTGGTGGTGGTCGAACCCGGCGACGTGCAGGAGTTTTTTGCACCGCTCCCCGTCGAGGCCGTCCACGGCGTCGGGCCGGTGACGGCTCGGGAGTTGGGCGAGCTGGGCATCGAGACGGCGGGCGATCTCGCGGCGGCCGACCCCGGAACGCTCCGGGATCGGTTCGGCGAGCGCGGGCGCACGCTCTACGATCGCGCCCGGGGACACGACGACCGGGAGGTGACGCCGACGGGGCGACCCAAGAGCCTGGCCCGCGAGTCGGCGCTCACGGAGGCGACGGCGGCCGACGACCGCAAGCGAGAGGTCGTCGCCGGTCTCGCGGCGGACGTGGCCGACCGGGCCGCGAGCAAGGGTGCCCTGTACCGCACCATCGGCATCAAGGTGATCACCCCGCCCTACGATGTCAACACGCGGGAGCGGTCGCTCTCCGGCCCCGTCGCCGACGCCGATCTGGTTCGGGAGGTGGCGCTCGACCTCCTCGCGGAGTTCTCGGAGGAGACGGTCCGGAAACTCGGGGTGCGGGTGTCGAATCTGCAGTTCGACGCCGCGGAACAGGCGCGACTGGACGGGTGGAACGGTGCGGAGGGGACGGATTCGAGCGACGGCGAGGCGGTCTCTACGGACGCCGACGGGACCGATGGCCAGTCGTCGTTGACTGATTTCGACGCGTAG
- the lrpA1 gene encoding HTH-type transcriptional regulator LrpA1 — translation MGTTATERRILSVLEEDAQASYGEIAERAGVSKPTVRKYIQQMEEDGTIVGYSAEVDPKKLSGQSIAIVGIEVASERYVEVTRTLKDLDAVEALYTSSGDHMLMAEVRAPDGDALGDVINDDILALEGVTATHPSFLQERLK, via the coding sequence ATGGGAACGACCGCTACGGAACGTCGCATCCTCTCCGTACTCGAGGAGGACGCGCAGGCCTCCTACGGGGAGATCGCCGAGCGGGCCGGCGTCTCGAAGCCGACCGTTCGGAAGTATATCCAGCAGATGGAAGAGGATGGCACTATCGTCGGCTACTCCGCGGAGGTCGACCCGAAAAAGCTCTCGGGGCAGTCCATCGCCATCGTCGGGATCGAAGTCGCGAGCGAGCGGTACGTCGAGGTGACGCGCACGCTCAAGGATCTCGATGCCGTCGAGGCACTCTACACCTCCTCGGGCGACCACATGCTGATGGCGGAGGTTCGGGCGCCGGACGGCGACGCCCTCGGCGACGTGATCAACGACGACATCCTGGCGCTGGAGGGCGTGACGGCGACGCATCCCTCGTTTCTGCAGGAGCGACTCAAGTAG